In Fusobacterium simiae, a single genomic region encodes these proteins:
- a CDS encoding NAD+ synthase yields MNKLDLNLKEVHNELVEFLKENFKRAGFSKAILGLSGGIDSALVAYLLRDALGKENVLAIMMPYKSSNPDSLNHAKLVVKDLGINAKTIEITDMIDAYFKNEKDATSLRMGNKMARERMSILFDYSSKENALVIGTSNKTEIYLGYSTQFGDSACALNPIGDLYKTNIWDLSRYLKIPNELIEKKPSADLWEGQTDEQEMGLTYKEADQVLYRLLEENKTVEEVLSEGFNKDLIDNIVKRMNRSEYKRRMPLIAKIKR; encoded by the coding sequence ATGAATAAATTAGATTTGAATTTAAAAGAAGTTCATAATGAATTAGTTGAATTTTTAAAGGAAAATTTTAAAAGGGCAGGTTTTTCAAAGGCAATATTAGGTTTATCAGGAGGAATAGATTCAGCACTTGTAGCTTATCTATTAAGAGATGCCTTAGGAAAAGAAAATGTACTTGCTATTATGATGCCATATAAATCATCAAATCCAGATAGTCTAAATCACGCAAAATTAGTGGTAAAAGATTTAGGAATAAATGCTAAGACTATTGAAATAACTGATATGATAGATGCTTACTTTAAAAATGAAAAAGATGCTACATCTTTAAGAATGGGAAACAAAATGGCAAGAGAAAGAATGTCAATATTATTTGATTATTCTTCAAAAGAAAATGCTTTGGTTATAGGGACTTCTAATAAAACAGAAATTTATTTAGGGTATAGTACACAATTTGGAGATTCTGCTTGTGCTTTAAATCCAATAGGAGATTTATATAAAACAAATATCTGGGATTTATCAAGATATTTAAAAATTCCAAATGAATTAATTGAAAAGAAACCTAGTGCTGATTTATGGGAAGGACAAACTGATGAACAAGAAATGGGTTTAACATATAAAGAAGCAGATCAAGTTCTATATAGATTATTAGAAGAAAATAAAACAGTAGAAGAAGTTTTATCTGAAGGATTTAATAAAGATTTAATTGATAATATTGTAAAAAGAATGAATAGAAGTGAATATAAAAGAAGAATGCCACTTATAGCTAAAATAAAAAGGTAG
- a CDS encoding RloB family protein — MKRANRLNTKRSERKRVLLKAGAYLIITDAEKTEKNYFEGIKDSIPDNLKNNLQIKIYSNKSLSKIIDFAAEQRNKDERFRDIWLVFDRDEVKNFDKLIEKAKEAKMNVGWSNPCFEIWLMSYFQNPKNIYDSQKCCESFEKIFKENTNKKYKKSEEKIYNILCENGDENKAIQRAREKYYQIRKEYSQPSKMVGCTTVYKLVEELKGKINRE, encoded by the coding sequence TTGAAAAGAGCTAACAGATTAAACACAAAACGTAGTGAAAGAAAAAGAGTACTTTTAAAGGCAGGAGCATATTTAATAATTACTGATGCTGAGAAAACTGAAAAAAATTATTTTGAAGGAATAAAAGATAGCATTCCAGATAATTTAAAAAATAATTTACAAATAAAAATATATTCTAATAAATCCCTATCAAAAATTATTGATTTTGCAGCTGAACAAAGAAATAAAGATGAAAGATTTAGGGATATATGGCTTGTATTTGATAGAGATGAAGTTAAAAATTTTGATAAATTAATAGAGAAAGCAAAAGAAGCTAAGATGAATGTAGGGTGGTCTAATCCTTGTTTTGAAATTTGGCTAATGTCTTATTTTCAAAATCCTAAAAATATATATGATTCTCAAAAATGTTGTGAAAGTTTTGAGAAAATATTTAAAGAGAACACTAATAAAAAATATAAGAAATCTGAGGAAAAAATTTATAATATTCTTTGTGAAAATGGGGATGAAAATAAAGCTATACAAAGAGCAAGAGAAAAGTATTATCAAATAAGAAAAGAGTACAGTCAACCAAGTAAAATGGTAGGGTGTACTACTGTTTATAAGTTAGTTGAGGAATTGAAAGGGAAAATTAATAGGGAATAG
- a CDS encoding AAA family ATPase, with translation MLLQFYFLNYRSFEGEGILDMRASGSNELSSHIRNSLNERVLPVTAIYGANASGKSSVFEAFQFMAWCVLESLSFSDDNKKNPYKLKVDSFKFSENREKPSEFEINYIDKKGKKELYYNYGFKINNSGILEEYLASNTKTGVKRNEDYTYIFKRERNQKLYLDSSIEKFRENLEISLKEKTLLVSLGAKLNIDEFIRVRNWFVNTEVINFSNSLYGVLLENILPNNIIESEEVRKNLVNFINSFDDSIIDIEVEKISAIDEDDKDNYRVFTVHKSDKETSIAKISMNEESSGTKKMFSLYQTLLDVLEKGGVFFADELDIKLHPLLMRNILLTFTDKEKNPNNAQLIFTTHNTIYMDMDLLRRDEIWFVEKDKGASKIYSLDDITNEKGEKVRKDSNYEKHYLLGNYGAIPNLKNLLGRE, from the coding sequence ATGTTATTACAATTTTATTTCTTAAATTATAGGTCATTTGAAGGAGAAGGAATTTTAGATATGAGAGCAAGTGGAAGTAATGAGTTATCTTCACATATCAGAAATAGTCTTAATGAAAGAGTTTTACCAGTGACAGCTATTTATGGTGCAAATGCAAGTGGAAAATCATCTGTTTTTGAAGCCTTTCAATTTATGGCATGGTGTGTCTTAGAATCTTTATCTTTTTCAGATGATAATAAAAAAAATCCATATAAATTAAAGGTAGATTCTTTTAAGTTTAGTGAAAATAGAGAAAAACCAAGTGAATTTGAAATTAATTATATAGATAAAAAAGGCAAAAAAGAACTATATTATAACTATGGATTTAAAATAAATAATTCGGGTATTTTAGAGGAGTATTTAGCCTCTAATACAAAAACTGGTGTAAAAAGAAATGAAGACTATACTTATATTTTCAAAAGAGAAAGAAATCAAAAACTTTATTTAGATTCTTCAATAGAAAAATTCAGAGAGAATTTAGAAATTTCTTTAAAAGAAAAAACATTATTGGTATCATTAGGTGCAAAATTAAATATAGATGAATTTATTAGAGTAAGAAACTGGTTTGTAAATACAGAAGTAATTAATTTTAGTAATTCATTATATGGTGTACTTTTAGAAAATATTTTGCCTAACAATATAATTGAAAGTGAAGAAGTAAGAAAAAATTTAGTTAATTTCATAAATTCTTTTGATGATTCTATTATTGATATAGAAGTAGAAAAAATTTCTGCTATTGATGAAGATGATAAAGATAATTATAGAGTTTTTACTGTACACAAATCTGATAAAGAAACTTCAATTGCTAAAATATCTATGAATGAAGAATCATCAGGAACTAAAAAAATGTTTTCTCTATATCAAACTTTATTAGATGTTTTGGAAAAAGGAGGAGTATTTTTTGCTGATGAGTTAGATATTAAATTACATCCATTGCTTATGAGAAATATATTATTGACATTTACAGATAAAGAAAAAAATCCTAATAATGCTCAATTGATATTCACAACTCATAATACTATTTATATGGATATGGATTTATTGCGTAGAGATGAAATATGGTTTGTTGAAAAAGATAAAGGTGCATCTAAAATATACTCTTTAGATGATATTACAAATGAAAAGGGTGAGAAAGTAAGAAAAGATTCTAATTATGAAAAACATTATCTATTAGGAAACTATGGAGCTATTCCTAACTTAAAGAACTTATTAGGGAGGGAGTAG
- the ylqF gene encoding ribosome biogenesis GTPase YlqF — MSMTQINWYPGHMKKTKDLIEENLKLIDVVLEIVDARIPLSSKNPNIANLSKNKKRIIVLNKSDLVSKQELDKWKKYFKEQGFADEVVEMSAEIGYNVKKLYEAIEFVSKERKEKLLKKGLKKVSTRIIVLGIPNVGKSRLINRIVGKNSAAVGNKPGFTRGKQWVRIKEGIELLDTPGILWPKFESEVVGINLAITGAIRDEILPIEDVACNLLKRMLEQGRWESLKERYKLLEEDKDDKVLENILSKIALRMAMLNKGGELNILQAAYTLLRDYRVAKLGKFGLDEIR; from the coding sequence ATGTCAATGACACAGATTAACTGGTATCCAGGACATATGAAAAAAACCAAAGATTTAATAGAAGAAAATTTGAAACTTATTGATGTGGTTTTAGAAATAGTTGATGCAAGAATACCTTTATCAAGTAAAAATCCTAATATAGCTAATTTGAGTAAAAATAAAAAAAGAATAATCGTTTTAAATAAATCAGATTTAGTTTCAAAACAAGAACTAGATAAGTGGAAAAAATATTTTAAAGAACAAGGTTTTGCTGATGAAGTTGTAGAAATGAGTGCAGAGATAGGTTACAATGTGAAAAAACTTTATGAGGCAATAGAATTTGTTTCAAAAGAAAGAAAAGAAAAATTATTAAAAAAAGGTTTAAAAAAAGTTAGCACAAGAATAATTGTTTTAGGTATTCCAAATGTAGGGAAATCAAGATTAATAAATAGAATAGTTGGTAAAAATAGTGCTGCCGTTGGAAATAAACCTGGATTTACAAGAGGAAAACAATGGGTAAGAATTAAAGAAGGAATAGAGCTTTTAGATACACCAGGGATTTTATGGCCAAAATTTGAAAGTGAAGTTGTAGGAATAAATCTTGCAATAACAGGAGCAATAAGAGATGAAATTTTACCAATAGAAGATGTTGCTTGTAATCTTTTAAAAAGGATGTTGGAACAAGGTAGATGGGAAAGTTTAAAGGAAAGATATAAACTTTTAGAAGAAGATAAAGATGATAAGGTCTTAGAAAATATTTTATCTAAAATTGCTTTAAGAATGGCAATGTTGAATAAAGGTGGAGAACTAAATATTTTACAAGCAGCCTATACTCTTTTAAGAGATTATAGAGTAGCAAAATTAGGTAAATTTGGATTAGATGAAATAAGATAA
- the dinB gene encoding DNA polymerase IV: MKRIIMHYDMDAFYASIEINRNPKLKNKPIVVGENIVTTASYEARKYGVHSAMKVSDAKLLCHKLIVIPADKTEYIRISNEIHNLILKITNKVEFVATDEGYIDLTDIIKAENKKNFAIKFKQRIKELTNLTCSVGIGFNKLSAKIASDINKPFGLFIFENEKEFIKYIANKKIKIIPGVGKKFFEVLKNDKIFYVKDVFNYSLDYLVKKYGKSRGENLYCSVRGIDYDEVEYQREIHSIGNEETFLIPLQNNSEIVREFNSLFDYTFERLVKNNVFAQSITIKIRYTSFKTYTKSKKLKFSTRSKDFLYNEMLELINSFEKEDEVRLLGVYFGDIKKSSLIQLTLNKNF; the protein is encoded by the coding sequence ATGAAAAGAATAATAATGCACTATGATATGGATGCTTTCTATGCCTCTATTGAAATTAATAGAAACCCAAAATTAAAAAATAAACCTATTGTTGTTGGAGAAAATATTGTTACAACTGCTAGCTATGAAGCTAGAAAATATGGTGTTCATTCAGCAATGAAAGTTTCTGATGCAAAGTTACTTTGCCATAAACTTATTGTCATTCCTGCTGATAAGACTGAATATATTAGAATTTCTAATGAAATTCATAATCTTATTTTAAAAATTACAAATAAAGTTGAATTTGTTGCAACAGATGAGGGATATATTGATTTAACTGATATTATAAAAGCTGAAAATAAAAAGAATTTTGCTATAAAATTTAAACAAAGAATAAAAGAATTAACAAACTTAACTTGTTCTGTTGGAATTGGTTTTAATAAACTATCAGCCAAAATAGCAAGTGATATAAATAAACCTTTTGGGTTATTTATATTTGAAAATGAGAAAGAATTTATTAAATATATTGCAAATAAAAAAATTAAAATTATTCCAGGGGTTGGAAAAAAGTTTTTTGAAGTTTTAAAAAATGATAAAATTTTTTATGTTAAAGATGTCTTTAATTATTCTCTTGACTATCTTGTCAAAAAATATGGTAAATCTCGTGGAGAGAATCTATATTGCTCAGTGAGAGGAATAGATTATGATGAGGTTGAATATCAAAGAGAGATTCATTCTATTGGAAATGAAGAAACTTTTTTAATACCATTACAAAATAATTCAGAAATTGTAAGAGAATTTAACTCTCTATTTGATTATACTTTTGAAAGATTAGTTAAAAATAATGTCTTTGCTCAAAGTATTACTATTAAAATAAGATATACTTCATTTAAGACTTATACTAAAAGTAAAAAATTAAAATTTTCTACAAGAAGTAAAGATTTTCTCTATAATGAAATGTTAGAATTAATAAATTCTTTTGAGAAAGAAGATGAAGTTAGACTTTTAGGAGTATATTTTGGTGATATAAAGAAAAGTAGTTTAATCCAATTAACACTTAATAAAAATTTTTAA